A segment of the Triticum urartu cultivar G1812 chromosome 1, Tu2.1, whole genome shotgun sequence genome:
ATGTCTACAGTCCAATTAACTCCTGATCTTATTTAgttgtcaaaaagaactcttgatCTTATTTTATCCCTCGCTGCGCTAAAGCTTAGCTGATCTCTTGAGGTGGAACGATCAACTTCATTGAACCAAAGGCATGTGAATAGATTGGTGATGGGTATGTGCTCTCCTATAATTACACAGCCCTCGGGGACATCTGTTCAAGAAAAATGTATCGCTTATGTTCTCAGGAGAAATATTTCTATATCAGAATTCAGCGAGAAGAACCATTACCGCTTGTAATAAGGAACTTAGCTGATGAATAATGGGTTAAACCCTCTCTCTTGTAGAACTCTATTTGGTTATCGATTGAAGCATTATCATACTTCCCACCAGCCTTGTTGGCCTCAGCTTCCTCAAGGACATCAAAGAGTCTATAATGCCTGGAAATAGCGAAGCGCACATTTTTCCTCCACAAGAATCTGCGGCATGACAGTGTATACAAAATCAAAATAATAAGAAGTCAAAATCTAGATAAGAGTAGACTTAATATTAAAGTAAGAATATGGTGCAGCTTGGATCTCTTAATACAACAGATAGAGCATAAGTGGCACTGGCAACAAGCAAACTTACTTTTTGACGGCATGCTTTCATTGAGTTGTGTGCAAAGTAGTTTATAAGTAGCAGACGGAGGTCAGTGAGAGAACGTGATGTTTACCTCTCTAACAACTGATAAGGATCCTTCACAAGTTTAAGTTTCCCATCGATCCAGAGTGAATACCGCACATCAGGAAAGAGTCGATGAAGTAATAGTTTTGGAACCTGTTTGAGGAAAATATCACAAGGTATTCAGTTAAAAAATTATCACAAGGAAAATACACGATTAGGAAAACAATTCGCTCATGCTGATTCGCATTAAGCATGGCATACTCTTGCCTTTCAACAGAACAGAAAATTGATTGTGGAGTCGAGAAACTTTTCACATACTGACCCAATGCAGAAAAGAATGAAAACATGTTGGATCAGTTATCTAGATAAGAGCACATGTTGCTTTTAGAAGATTGTGTAGAATTATCGTtacaactactccctctgtcccagaatataagaacgtttttgacactatcaatagtgtcaaaaacgttcttatattttgggacggaggaagTAACTTTTAGTTTACATCGCTTGTGCACAATCTCCATGCCagaagtgttggaaatatgccctagaggcaataataaaatggttattattatatttctttgttcatgataattgtctattgttcatgctataattgtgttatgcggaaatcgtaatacatgtgtgaatacatagaccacaacacgtccctagtgagcctctagttgactagctcgttgatcaaaagatagtcatggtttcctgactatggacattggatgtcattgataacgggatcacatcattaggagaatgatgtgatggacaagacccaatcctaagcttagctcaaagatcgtgtagttcatttgctgtagcttttctgaatgtcaagtatcacttccttagaccatgagattgtgcaactcccggataccgtaggagtgccatgggtgtgccaaacgtcacaacgtaactaggtgactataaaggtacattacaggtatctccgaaagtgtctgttgggttggcacgaatcgagactaggatttgtcactccgtatgacagagaggtatctctgggcccactcggtaatgcatcatcataatgagctcaatgtgatcaagtggttgatcacgggatcatgcattacggtacgagtaaagtgacttgccggtaacgagactgaacaaggtattgggataccgacgatctctcgggaaagtaacgtaccgattaacaaagggaattgtatacggattgattgaatcctcgacatcgtggttcatccaatgagatcatcgtggagcatgtgggagccaacacgggtatccagatcccgctgttggttattggccggagaggcttctcggtcatgtctgcatgtctcccgaacccgtagggtctacacacttaaggttcggtgacgctagggttgtagagatattagcacacgataacccgaaagttgttcggagtcccggatgagatcccggacgtcacgaggagttccggaatggtccggaggtaaagattcatatatatgaagtccagtttcggccatcgggaaggtttcgggggtcaccggtattgtaccgggaccaccggaagggtcccgggggtccaccgggtggggccacctatcccagagggccccatgggctgaagtgggagaggaaccagcccctagtgggctggtgcgccccccttgggcctccccctgcgcctagggttagaaaccctaggggtgggggcgccacccttgccttgggggcaaggcaccctcttggccgccgccccccctaggagattggatctcctagggccggcgcccccccctaggcaccctatatatagtggggggaggaaGGGCtacgcacccaagcccctggcctctccctctccctcccgtgacactcctccatctcccttgcgcttggcgaagccctgccgagatcaccgttgcttccaccaccacgccgtcgtgctgctggatcttcatcaacctctccttcccccttgctggatcaagttggaggagacgtcttcccaaccgtacgtgtgttgaacgcggaggtgctgtccgttcggcacttgtcatcggtgatttgaatcacgtcgagtacgactccatcaaccccgttctcttgaacgcttccgctcgtgatctacaagggtatgtagatgcactcctctttccctcgttgatagatgactccatagattgatcttggtgatgcgtagaaaattttaaaattctgctacgttccccaacagtggcatcatgagctaggtctatgcgtagttactatgcacgagtagaacacaaagtagttgtgggcgtcgatattgtcaattatcttgccgttactagtcttatcttgattcggcggcatcgtgggatgaagcggcccagaccaaccttacatgtacgcttatgtgagaccggttccaccgactgacatgcactagttgcataaggtggctggcgggtgtctgtctctcccactttagtcggatcggattcgatgaacagggtccttatgaagggtaaatagaaattggcaattcacgttgtggttttggcgtaggtaagaaacgttcttgctagaaacctatagcagccacgtaaaaacttgcaacaacaattagaggacgtctaacttgtttttgcagcaagtgttttgtgatgtgatatggccaaaggatgtgatgaatgatatatgtgatgtatgagatgatcatgttcttgtaataggaatcacgacttgcatgtcgatgagtatgacaaccggcaggagccataggagttgtctttatttatttatgacctgcgtgtcaacataaacgtcatgtaattactttactttattgctaaagcgttagccatagtagtagaagtaatagatgacgagacaacttcaagaagacacgatgatggagatcatgatgatggagatcatggtgtcatgccggtgacaacgatgatcatgaagccccgaagatggagatcaaaggagcaaatgatattggccatatcatgtcactatttgattgcatgtgatgtttatcatgttttacatcttatttgcttagaacgacggtagcttaaataagatgatccctcgaaaaaatttcaagaaagtgttccccctaactgtgcaccgttgtgaaggttcgttgttttgaagcaccacgtgatgatcgggtgtgatagattctaacgttcgaatacaacgggtgtaagacagatttacacacgcaatacacttaggttgacttgacgagcctagcatgtacagacatggcctcggaacacagaaaaccgaaaggtcgagcatgagtcgtatagaagatacgatcaacatgaagatgttcaccgatgttgactagtccgtctcacgtgatgatcgaacacggcctagttaactcggatcatgttatacttagatgactagagggatgtctatctgagagggagttcattgaataatttgattagatgaacttaattatcatgaacttagtctaaaatctttacaatatgtcttgtagatcaaatggccaacgttgtcctcaacttcaacgcgttcctagagaaaaccaagctgaaagacgatgacagcaactatacggactgggtccagaacctgaggatcatcctcatagctgccaagaaagattatgtcctagaagcaccgctaggtgacgcacccgtcccacagaaccaagacgttatgaatgcttggcagacacgtgctgatgattactccctcgttcagtgcggcatgctttacagcttagaaccggggctccaaaagcgttttgagagacacggagcatatgagatgttcgaagagctgaaaatggtttttcaagctcatacccgggtcgagagatatgaagtctccgacaagttcttcagctgtaagatggaggaaaatagttctgtcagtgagcacatactcaaaatgtctgggttgcataaccgcttgactcagctgggaattaatctcccggatgacgcggtcattgacagaatccttcagtcgcttccaccgagctacaagagctttgtgatgaacttcaatatgcaggggatggaaaagaccattcctgaagtatttgcaatgctgaaatcagcagaggtagaagtcaaaaaggaacatcaagtgttgatggtgaataaaaccactaagttcaagaaaggcaagggtaagaagaacttcaagaaggacggcaagcgagttgctgcgcccggtaagcaagctgccgggaagaagccaaagaatggacccaagctcgggactgagtgcttttattgcaagggaagtggtcactggaagcggaactgcccaaaatacttagcggacaagggccggcatcacgaaaggtatatgtgatatacatgtaattgatgtgtaccttaccagtactcgtagtagctcctgggtatttgataccggtgcggttgctcacatttgtaactcaaagcaggagctgcggaataagcagagactggcgaaggacgaggtgacgatgcgcgtcgggaatggttccaaggtcgatgtgatcgccgtcggcacgctacctctacatttacctacgggattagttttaaacctcaataattgttatttagtgccagctttgagcatgaacattgtatcaggatctcatttaatacgagatggctactcatttaaatccgagaataatggttgttctatttatatgagagatatgttttatggtcatgctccgatggtgaatggtttattcttaatgaatctcgagcgtaatgctacacatattcatagtgtgaacaccaaaagatgtaaggttgataatgatagtcccacatacttgtggcactgccgccttggtcacataggtgtcaaacgcatgaagaagctccatgcagatggacttttagaatctcttgattacgaatcatttgacacgtgcgaaccatgcctcatgggtaaaatgaccaagactccgttctcaggaacaatggagcgagcaaccaacttattggaaatcatacatactgatgtgtgcggtccaatgagtgttgaggctcgcggtggctatcgttatgttctcaccctcactgatgacttgagtagatatgggtatgtctacttaatgaaacacaagtctgagacctttgaaaagttcaaggaatttcagagtgaggttgagaatcaacgtgacaagaaaatcaagttcttgcgatcagatcgtggcggagaatacttgagtcacgaatttggcacacacttaaggaaatgtggaatagtttcacaactaacgccgcctggaacacctcagcgtaatggtgtgttcgaacgtcgtaatcgcactctattagatatggtgcgatctatgatgtctcttaccgatttaccgctatcattttggggctatgctttagagactgccgcattcactttaaatagggctccgtcgaaatccgttgagacgacaccgtatgaattatggtttgggaagaaacctaagttgtcgtttctaaaagtttggggatgcgatgcttatgtcaagaaacttcaacctgaaaagctcgaacccaaattggaaaaatgcgtcttcataggataccctaaagaaactgttgggtataccttctacctcagatccgaaggcaagatctttgttgccaagaatgggtcctttctagagaaagagtttctctcgaaagaaataagtgggaggacaGTAGAAcctgatgaagtattacctcttgaaccggtaaatggcgtagctcaagaaaatgttcctgaggtgcctgcaccgactagagaggaaattgatgatgatcatgaaacttcagatcaagttgctactgaacttcgtaggtccacaaagacacgttccgcaccagagtggtatggcaaccctatcttggaaatcatgttgttagacaacggtgaaccttcgaactatgaagaagcgatggcgggcccggattccgacaaatggctggaagccatgaaatccgagataggatccatgtatgaaaacgaagtatggactttgactgacttgcccgttgatcagcgagccatagaaaataaatggatctttaagaagaagacagacgcggatggtaatgtgaccatctataaagctcggcttgtcgctaagggttatcgacaagttcaaggggttgactatgatgagactttctcacccgtagcgaagctgaagtccgtccgaatcatgttagcaattgccgcattctatgattatgagatgtggcaaatggacgtcaaaacggcattccttaatggtttccttaaggaagaattgtatatgatgcagccggaaggttttgtcgatcctaagaatgctgacaaggtgtgcaagctccaacgctcgatttatgggctggtgcaagcatctcggagttggaacattcactttgatgagatgatcaaagcgtttggg
Coding sequences within it:
- the LOC125523084 gene encoding probable hexosyltransferase MUCI70; translated protein: MRCGSARGQLLLLFLVPKLLLHRLFPDVRYSLWIDGKLKLVKDPYQLLERFLWRKNVRFAISRHYRLFDVLEEAEANKAGGKYDNASIDNQIEFYKREGLTHYSSAKFLITSDVPEGCVIIGEHIPITNLFTCLWFNEVDRSTSRDQLSFSAARDKIRSRVLFDN